The Beijerinckiaceae bacterium RH AL1 genome has a segment encoding these proteins:
- a CDS encoding hypothetical protein (ID:RHAL1_02653;~conserved exported protein of unknown function;~source:Prodigal:2.6), translated as MRALALLPLLATALAAGARAEAPATPATPKPPASAPARTLCQAIEAAAKRNGLPYPFFTRLIWQESRFDPAAVSPAGAQGVAQFMPGTAAERGLADPFEATRALDESAAYLKELRERFGNLGLAAAAYNAGPGRVGRWLAGSAGLPAETVGYVEIVTGHAAFEWRGPFLGAAKPPELAPEPGFSCLAFAGDAGRRRAPPVPDEPGAPPPKRWSVILVASYNKAAVLAEWQLQRARHAETLAAQMPVLRRRHLGGLPAKKFVMQIEADDRSASNKLCTSLLAQGGNCVVLRNMLR; from the coding sequence ATGCGTGCGCTCGCCCTGCTTCCGCTCCTCGCCACGGCTCTTGCAGCGGGGGCGCGCGCCGAGGCACCCGCCACCCCGGCCACGCCCAAGCCGCCGGCGAGCGCGCCGGCGCGCACGCTCTGCCAGGCGATCGAGGCGGCGGCGAAGCGCAACGGCCTGCCCTACCCCTTCTTCACCCGCCTCATCTGGCAGGAAAGTCGGTTCGATCCCGCCGCGGTGAGCCCGGCGGGCGCGCAGGGCGTCGCGCAGTTCATGCCCGGCACGGCGGCCGAGCGCGGCCTCGCCGACCCGTTCGAGGCGACGCGGGCGCTCGACGAATCCGCCGCCTACCTCAAGGAGCTACGCGAAAGGTTTGGCAACCTCGGGCTCGCCGCGGCGGCCTACAACGCCGGCCCCGGCCGCGTCGGCCGCTGGCTCGCCGGCAGCGCCGGCCTGCCCGCCGAGACCGTCGGCTATGTCGAGATCGTCACCGGCCACGCCGCCTTCGAGTGGCGCGGGCCGTTTCTCGGGGCGGCCAAGCCGCCGGAGCTCGCGCCGGAGCCCGGCTTCTCCTGCCTCGCCTTCGCCGGCGACGCCGGCCGCCGCCGCGCGCCGCCGGTGCCGGACGAGCCCGGCGCGCCGCCGCCGAAGCGCTGGTCGGTGATCCTCGTCGCCAGCTACAACAAGGCGGCCGTGCTCGCCGAATGGCAGCTGCAGCGGGCCCGCCACGCCGAGACGCTCGCCGCCCAGATGCCGGTGCTGCGCCGCCGTCACCTCGGCGGCCTGCCGGCGAAGAAGTTCGTGATGCAGATCGAGGCGGATGATCGTTCGGCCTCCAACAAGCTGTGCACGAGCCTGCTCGCCCAGGGCGGCAACTGCGTGGTGCTGCGCAACATGCTGCGGTGA
- a CDS encoding protein of unknown function (ID:RHAL1_02654;~source:Prodigal:2.6), which translates to MRVTVDRSAEALRIELSAAAEARRVEAAEGVAVVYDPAGRIVAIELRGVEPSALHEFTVELAGLADRPVRAAAPVRPGRPAPEPPGPPAYTGPLTWDAEAEAAILLVPFFSRGQRRLDASALARKRGSDRVTAEIVQAAGAR; encoded by the coding sequence ATGCGCGTGACGGTCGATCGCAGCGCCGAGGCTTTGCGCATCGAGCTTTCCGCGGCGGCGGAGGCGCGGCGCGTCGAGGCGGCGGAGGGCGTCGCCGTGGTCTATGACCCGGCCGGGCGGATCGTCGCGATCGAGCTGCGCGGCGTCGAGCCCAGCGCGCTGCATGAGTTCACCGTCGAGCTGGCCGGCCTGGCCGATCGGCCGGTGCGGGCGGCGGCGCCCGTCCGGCCGGGGCGCCCGGCGCCCGAGCCGCCGGGGCCGCCCGCCTACACCGGGCCTCTGACCTGGGACGCGGAGGCCGAGGCCGCGATCCTGCTGGTGCCGTTCTTCTCGCGCGGCCAGCGCCGTCTCGATGCCAGCGCGCTCGCCCGCAAGCGCGGCTCGGACCGGGTGACGGCCGAGATCGTGCAGGCGGCGGGGGCTCGGTAA
- a CDS encoding Glutathione S-transferase (ID:RHAL1_02655;~source:Prodigal:2.6) codes for MTKLVLHTSPAVFPNPQRVRLMMHEKGIADAVEERILKMAPVGEQRGWRHLKRNPWGETPTLELPDGGYLAESAAIARYLDASFPGRKIMGETPLEVAQDTMWDDRIWVQILYRITTMFHVLHQGLGPKLELTSNPQWGEHCRKEALAHAALVDRHLADGRDWLLGGPEPTFADITLCTAIAFSKYEVCATPLDERFEQLDRYWQAWKARPAFKSAYADGGGLAELKAG; via the coding sequence TTGACCAAGCTCGTGCTCCACACCTCGCCGGCCGTATTCCCCAATCCGCAGCGCGTGCGCCTGATGATGCACGAGAAGGGCATCGCCGATGCGGTCGAGGAGCGCATCCTGAAGATGGCGCCGGTCGGCGAGCAGCGCGGCTGGCGTCACCTCAAGCGCAACCCGTGGGGCGAGACGCCGACGCTCGAGCTGCCCGACGGCGGCTACCTCGCCGAGAGCGCAGCGATCGCCCGCTATCTCGACGCCAGCTTCCCCGGCCGCAAGATCATGGGCGAGACGCCGCTCGAGGTCGCGCAGGACACGATGTGGGACGACCGCATCTGGGTGCAGATCCTCTACCGCATCACCACCATGTTCCACGTGCTGCACCAGGGCCTCGGCCCCAAGCTCGAGCTGACCTCCAATCCGCAATGGGGCGAGCACTGCCGCAAGGAGGCGCTGGCCCACGCCGCGTTGGTGGACCGCCACCTCGCCGACGGCCGCGACTGGCTGCTCGGCGGCCCCGAGCCGACCTTCGCCGACATCACGCTCTGCACCGCCATCGCGTTCTCGAAATACGAAGTCTGCGCCACCCCGCTCGACGAGCGCTTCGAGCAGCTCGACCGCTACTGGCAAGCCTGGAAGGCCCGGCCGGCGTTTAAGAGCGCGTATGCGGACGGCGGTGGGCTGGCGGAGCTGAAGGCGGGGTGA